A genomic segment from Bosea sp. OAE506 encodes:
- a CDS encoding methyl-accepting chemotaxis protein, which yields MTQVADIERLRALQRTGLLDSARDPAFDNLTRLAKDMLGVPVALISLVDADRQWFKSAEGLPEPWASRRETPLSHSFCKHVVESGKPFTVEEAVSHPLVKDNMAIPDIGVQAYLGMPLVLPGGVVIGSLCAIDSKPRQWTEDDHTLLRELARCVMAEVVIRDRSNDARTIQGWLIGWSRPLAALLSVVAFAVCAARVQMEPLTWFAAFLAGTGVMLSYQPRRFPVSTVTGLTIATVVASSIMMLAAALPSPLLPILLPSMVTFTVLWLILWLNLAVLVGGAALAIIASTFAPGVEVDHLPDLFVTMIPVLALASFLAHLLEKALRAHEATADAAASSRLAIETLTMREVSSRAGQERRRVMLEQSVDQLRLSIGEIVAGLEQRNAQVQEAAEHVAALTRSASSNVAVASENTTNSVSKMRTIARAADDLFRSVQDVGTCSDHSVSITEKLAQEFQRARSTVESLAHRTNAVTAVVDIIGDLTRQTNLLALNATIEAARAGHSGKGFAVVASEVKSLATQTATAADTIGRQIADVQSSVSQVVSMIAAVADRMTGVARDSEAVTKAVSEQIAATSVIHRSINEMEALNLRTAHDMAAIADASGQVLEGTARIAETTNELIGQNRRITARLDTFAAAAVSSTYSPI from the coding sequence ATGACGCAGGTGGCTGATATTGAGAGGCTGCGCGCATTGCAGCGCACCGGCCTCCTGGATAGCGCCCGGGATCCAGCGTTCGATAATTTGACACGGCTTGCCAAGGATATGCTCGGTGTGCCGGTGGCGCTGATCTCGCTGGTGGACGCCGACCGCCAGTGGTTCAAGAGCGCGGAGGGGTTGCCGGAACCATGGGCAAGCCGCAGGGAAACGCCGCTCAGTCACTCGTTCTGCAAGCATGTGGTCGAAAGCGGCAAGCCATTCACTGTCGAGGAGGCTGTGAGCCACCCTCTTGTGAAAGACAATATGGCAATTCCCGATATCGGCGTTCAAGCTTACCTTGGGATGCCCCTGGTGCTGCCGGGAGGGGTAGTCATAGGGTCACTCTGTGCAATCGACTCAAAGCCGCGCCAATGGACTGAGGACGATCACACCTTGCTGCGCGAGCTGGCCCGCTGCGTAATGGCCGAGGTGGTTATCCGGGATCGATCGAATGACGCCAGGACGATTCAAGGTTGGTTGATCGGTTGGAGCAGGCCTCTAGCCGCCCTGCTTTCAGTTGTGGCTTTCGCGGTGTGCGCCGCACGCGTACAGATGGAACCGCTGACCTGGTTTGCGGCCTTCTTGGCCGGGACGGGGGTTATGCTAAGCTATCAGCCGAGACGATTTCCGGTTAGCACTGTAACAGGTTTGACGATCGCAACTGTCGTTGCATCCTCCATCATGATGCTGGCAGCGGCGTTACCTTCTCCATTGTTGCCGATCCTGCTGCCATCCATGGTAACCTTCACGGTGCTATGGCTTATTCTGTGGCTCAATTTAGCGGTTCTTGTCGGTGGAGCCGCTTTGGCGATCATCGCATCAACATTTGCGCCGGGGGTCGAGGTCGATCACCTTCCAGACCTGTTCGTCACAATGATCCCGGTGCTTGCTCTCGCCAGCTTCCTAGCTCATCTCCTCGAAAAAGCTCTTCGTGCTCACGAGGCAACCGCAGACGCCGCCGCTTCCTCACGCCTGGCCATCGAAACCCTCACAATGCGCGAGGTAAGCAGCCGCGCTGGGCAGGAGCGACGGCGTGTCATGCTAGAGCAATCCGTCGACCAGCTTCGCTTGTCGATTGGAGAAATCGTGGCCGGCCTCGAACAACGAAACGCCCAGGTGCAGGAGGCAGCTGAGCATGTGGCAGCTCTAACCCGATCGGCAAGCTCCAATGTAGCTGTGGCATCCGAAAACACGACAAACTCCGTGTCCAAAATGCGAACGATCGCGCGCGCCGCAGATGATCTGTTCCGTTCGGTTCAGGACGTTGGAACCTGCTCTGATCATTCCGTTAGCATCACGGAGAAACTGGCTCAGGAGTTTCAACGAGCACGATCGACGGTCGAGAGCCTGGCCCATCGTACCAATGCCGTTACGGCGGTTGTTGACATTATCGGCGACCTGACACGGCAGACCAACCTGCTGGCGCTCAATGCAACCATTGAAGCCGCTCGCGCGGGGCACTCAGGAAAGGGATTTGCAGTTGTAGCCTCTGAAGTGAAGTCACTAGCCACGCAAACGGCGACGGCAGCAGACACAATCGGGCGCCAGATCGCGGACGTTCAGAGCAGCGTGAGTCAGGTCGTTTCCATGATCGCGGCTGTGGCAGACCGGATGACTGGGGTCGCTCGCGACAGCGAGGCCGTCACTAAAGCTGTCTCAGAACAAATCGCCGCAACGTCGGTTATCCACCGCAGCATCAATGAGATGGAAGCGCTCAACCTCCGGACTGCTCACGATATGGCTGCCATAGCAGATGCATCCGGCCAGGTGCTGGAAGGCACAGCCCGTATAGCTGAAACAACTAATGAGTTGATCGGTCAGAACAGGCGGATTACTGCTAGATTGGACACTTTCGCAGCAGCTGCTGTATCGAGCACTTACAGCCCAATCTGA
- a CDS encoding IS3 family transposase, protein MIGFIDDHRGAYGVEPICKVLPIAPSTYHEHVAKRIDPGKQTARAKRDLELKPQIQRVFGENFEVYGARKVWRQMLREGFDVARCTVERLMTDLGLQGVIRGKPIRTTVQDKAAPCPLDHVNRGVPRAGAQHAVGLGLYLRLDLVGFVYVAFVIDAYARRIVGWRVSRTAHARFVLDALEQALHERRPVHRGGLVHHSDRGSQYVSIRYTERLAEAGVEPSVGSVGDSYDNALAETINGLYKAELIHRRGPWRSFEAVEFATLTWVDWFNNRRLLEPIGNIPPTEAEERYYAMLDKPAIAA, encoded by the coding sequence ATGATCGGCTTTATCGACGATCACCGCGGGGCCTATGGGGTCGAGCCGATCTGCAAGGTCCTGCCGATCGCCCCGTCAACCTACCATGAGCATGTCGCCAAGCGGATCGATCCGGGGAAGCAGACGGCTCGGGCGAAGCGGGACCTTGAGCTGAAGCCTCAGATCCAGCGCGTGTTCGGCGAGAACTTCGAAGTCTATGGCGCGCGCAAGGTCTGGCGACAGATGTTGCGCGAGGGGTTCGACGTGGCCCGCTGCACGGTCGAGCGCCTGATGACCGACCTTGGTCTGCAAGGTGTCATTCGCGGCAAGCCGATCCGCACGACTGTCCAGGACAAGGCCGCGCCATGCCCGCTGGATCATGTCAACCGGGGTGTTCCACGCGCCGGCGCCCAACATGCTGTGGGTCTCGGGCTTTACCTACGTCTCGACCTGGTCGGCTTCGTCTACGTTGCCTTCGTCATCGACGCTTATGCGCGGCGGATCGTCGGGTGGCGGGTGAGCCGGACGGCTCATGCCAGATTCGTGCTCGATGCGCTGGAGCAGGCTCTTCACGAACGTCGTCCCGTTCATCGAGGCGGCCTGGTGCACCACAGCGACCGTGGCTCCCAGTACGTGAGCATCCGCTATACCGAGCGCCTGGCCGAAGCGGGCGTCGAGCCCTCCGTCGGCAGTGTTGGCGATAGCTATGACAACGCCCTCGCCGAGACGATCAACGGGCTCTACAAAGCCGAGCTGATCCATCGGCGCGGGCCGTGGCGATCCTTCGAAGCCGTGGAGTTCGCGACGCTGACCTGGGTCGACTGGTTCAACAATCGCCGGCTGCTGGAGCCCATAGGCAACATTCCGCCGACCGAAGCCGAGGAACGCTATTACGCGATGCTGGACAAACCAGCCATCGCCGCATGA
- a CDS encoding globin-coupled sensor protein, translated as MADINDLQQRLHFMQLDASACKRIADAQSIICASLPAALDAFYSQMRRVPETASFFSSDQQMDGAKNRQNLHWQRIAKGHFDADYVSAVTKVGTIHARIGLSPQWYIGGYALILEKLLGDIVKARWPKGIFSGRAGNAEDHAAEIGAVVKAALLDMDYAISVYLEASEAARLKAEAEAKAVEAELAFERDKAVGYVTEAMVALSNNDLTYRMSEDMPREYRSIAEHFNEAMEKLSAMVSTIKATSASIAAASNEIQSGAGDLSSRTEQQASALEETAATTEQLAASVKTSAQASRQSVDLASEAATVAQRGGSIVATAICAMERIEEASKQISDITTVIDGIAFQTNLLALNAAVEAARAGDAGRGFAVVAAEVRALAQRSADAAKDITGLIASSDIQVTEGVKLVRLAGDSLQEIVDASGKVSARVNEISAASAEQANGIDEMSQTVSHMDEITQQNAALAEQSAASAKALGDQILTLNELIARFKTKIQSSSGSSSRDFAEHAGRIVPLHTQTSRPRPRAVVSASGWDEY; from the coding sequence ATGGCTGATATAAACGACCTGCAGCAGCGCCTGCATTTCATGCAGTTGGACGCCAGCGCCTGCAAGCGGATAGCGGACGCGCAGTCGATCATTTGCGCGTCGCTTCCCGCAGCCCTTGATGCGTTTTACAGCCAGATGAGGCGGGTGCCTGAGACGGCGAGCTTCTTCAGCAGCGACCAGCAAATGGACGGCGCCAAGAACCGCCAGAACCTGCACTGGCAGCGGATCGCGAAAGGACATTTTGACGCGGATTATGTCAGCGCCGTCACCAAAGTGGGAACCATCCATGCTCGGATTGGGCTCTCTCCACAGTGGTATATAGGCGGTTACGCTTTGATCCTGGAGAAATTGCTAGGAGACATCGTAAAGGCACGCTGGCCCAAAGGGATATTCAGCGGCCGGGCCGGGAATGCCGAAGATCACGCAGCCGAGATCGGGGCAGTCGTGAAAGCGGCGTTGCTCGACATGGACTACGCCATCTCGGTCTACCTCGAGGCATCTGAAGCGGCGCGCCTCAAGGCAGAGGCCGAGGCCAAGGCCGTTGAGGCCGAATTGGCTTTTGAACGAGACAAGGCCGTTGGCTACGTGACTGAAGCCATGGTGGCCCTGTCGAACAACGACCTGACGTACCGGATGTCGGAAGACATGCCCCGCGAGTACCGATCGATCGCCGAGCATTTCAACGAGGCGATGGAAAAGCTGAGTGCGATGGTTTCAACCATCAAGGCCACTTCAGCCAGTATCGCGGCCGCTTCAAACGAGATCCAGAGCGGGGCTGGAGATCTGTCGTCACGGACTGAGCAGCAGGCATCCGCCCTCGAGGAAACCGCTGCCACCACCGAACAACTGGCAGCATCCGTCAAAACGTCTGCGCAAGCCTCCCGCCAGTCGGTGGATCTTGCCAGCGAGGCCGCAACCGTAGCCCAGCGCGGGGGCTCCATCGTAGCAACCGCGATATGTGCCATGGAGCGGATCGAGGAGGCCTCCAAACAGATTTCCGACATAACGACCGTAATCGACGGGATTGCTTTCCAGACCAACCTGCTGGCTCTGAACGCGGCTGTCGAGGCTGCGCGGGCCGGAGATGCCGGCCGCGGATTTGCCGTGGTGGCAGCCGAAGTGCGGGCTCTGGCCCAGCGATCGGCCGACGCTGCGAAGGACATCACTGGGCTGATCGCCTCCTCAGACATTCAGGTCACCGAAGGCGTAAAGTTGGTCCGGTTGGCCGGCGATTCCTTGCAGGAGATCGTCGATGCGTCGGGGAAGGTGTCAGCGCGCGTCAATGAGATCTCCGCTGCCTCAGCAGAGCAGGCGAACGGCATCGACGAGATGAGTCAGACCGTCAGCCATATGGACGAGATCACCCAGCAGAACGCAGCTTTGGCCGAGCAAAGCGCCGCGTCTGCAAAGGCGTTGGGAGATCAAATCTTGACGCTTAATGAGCTGATCGCTCGATTTAAGACCAAAATTCAGTCTTCGTCAGGCTCTTCCTCCCGTGATTTTGCGGAGCATGCAGGCCGCATTGTCCCTTTGCATACTCAAACTTCCCGGCCGAGGCCGCGGGCGGTAGTTTCTGCCTCGGGGTGGGATGAATACTAG
- a CDS encoding IS5 family transposase (programmed frameshift) → MGRYELSDFEWAAIEPHLPNKPRGVPRVDDRRVLNGIFWVLRSGAPWADVPARYGPPTTIYNRFNRWRKAGVWDRLMDAITKAYDGDVQMIDTSVVRVHQQGATGKKGGRDRCLGRSRGGLTTKIHALVDAQGRPIQLKLTAGQASDIASAAELTGHLAPGAMLLADKGYDANALRALVGERGAWANIPPKSNRKDPICFSRHLYRDRNLIERFFNKIKQFRRIATRYDKLAENFLASLKLACVRIWLRGNESTA, encoded by the exons ATGGGCCGCTACGAACTCAGCGATTTCGAATGGGCGGCGATCGAGCCGCATCTTCCCAACAAGCCGCGCGGCGTGCCGCGAGTCGATGATCGGCGCGTCCTGAACGGTATCTTCTGGGTGCTTCGGTCGGGAGCGCCCTGGGCGGATGTTCCTGCCCGCTATGGGCCACCGACGACGATCTACAATCGCTTCAACCGCTGGCGCAAAGCCGGCGTCTGGGATCGGCTGATGGACGCGATCACAAAGGCTTACGATGGCGACGTCCAGATGATCGACACCTCGGTCGTACGGGTCCACCAACAGGGTGCGACCG GGAAAAAGGGGGGTCGAGATCGTTGTCTCGGTCGCTCGCGAGGCGGTCTCACCACAAAGATCCACGCCCTCGTCGATGCACAGGGGCGCCCGATTCAGCTCAAGCTGACGGCGGGCCAGGCCAGTGACATCGCCAGCGCCGCAGAGCTGACGGGCCACCTCGCTCCGGGCGCGATGCTGTTGGCCGACAAGGGCTACGACGCCAACGCCTTGCGCGCGCTCGTCGGCGAACGCGGAGCCTGGGCCAACATCCCGCCCAAGAGCAATCGGAAGGACCCGATCTGCTTCAGCCGCCACCTCTACAGGGACAGGAATCTGATCGAGCGCTTCTTCAACAAGATCAAACAGTTCCGCCGCATCGCCACACGCTACGACAAGCTCGCGGAGAACTTCCTCGCAAGCCTCAAGCTCGCATGCGTCAGAATCTGGCTACGCGGTAATGAGTCGACGGCCTAG
- a CDS encoding IS3 family transposase (programmed frameshift) yields MQRRRFGREFKIEAVRLIRDRGVSVAQAARDLDVHENVLRKWVKEFAADPAQAFPGPGQLKPEQLEIERLRREVTKLKAERDIPKKGRGLLREGSDMRFAFIARHRSIWPVAWLCDALDVSRSGFHAWLTRSPSRRSVDDEVVGAKVHASFKASDRTYGARRVWRDVLAEGVSCGLHKIERLMRAQALRARPRRRGLPKDCGERPISAIAPNVLDRQFTATRPNQRWIADFTYVPTAEGWLYVAAVIDLFSRRVVGWSMKAEMTAALVTDALIMAIWRRGKPDALLHHSDQGSQYTSQHFQELLAENGVTCSMSRSGNVWDNAAMESFFSSLKTERIRGKVYRTRDAARADVFDYVERFYNTIRRHSTIGYLSPAEFEKKVGLA; encoded by the exons ATGCAGCGAAGACGATTTGGGCGTGAGTTCAAGATCGAGGCGGTTCGCCTGATCAGGGATCGCGGTGTGAGCGTCGCGCAGGCGGCTCGGGACTTGGATGTCCATGAGAATGTGCTGCGCAAATGGGTGAAGGAGTTTGCCGCCGATCCGGCGCAGGCCTTTCCCGGACCTGGTCAGTTGAAGCCCGAGCAGCTCGAGATCGAGCGGCTGCGGCGTGAGGTGACCAAGCTCAAGGCGGAGCGCGACATCC CTAAAAAAGGCCGCGGCCTACTTCGCGAGGGAAGCGATATGAGGTTTGCTTTCATCGCGAGGCACCGTTCGATCTGGCCGGTGGCATGGCTTTGCGACGCGCTGGATGTCTCCCGCTCCGGGTTCCATGCCTGGCTGACGCGCTCGCCGAGCCGGCGCTCCGTGGACGACGAGGTGGTTGGCGCCAAGGTCCATGCGAGCTTCAAGGCCAGCGACCGAACCTATGGCGCTCGTCGCGTCTGGCGCGATGTCCTGGCGGAGGGCGTCTCCTGCGGTCTGCACAAGATCGAACGACTGATGCGCGCTCAGGCCTTGCGGGCACGTCCCCGCCGGCGAGGCCTTCCGAAAGATTGCGGCGAGCGGCCGATCTCGGCCATCGCGCCAAATGTTCTCGATCGTCAGTTCACGGCGACGCGGCCGAACCAGCGTTGGATCGCCGACTTCACCTATGTCCCGACGGCCGAGGGCTGGCTCTATGTCGCTGCCGTGATCGACCTGTTCTCGCGGCGCGTCGTCGGCTGGTCGATGAAGGCCGAAATGACGGCCGCGCTCGTGACCGACGCGCTCATCATGGCGATCTGGCGCCGTGGCAAGCCCGACGCCCTGCTGCACCACTCGGATCAGGGCAGCCAATACACCAGCCAGCACTTCCAGGAACTGCTGGCCGAGAACGGGGTCACCTGCTCGATGAGCCGGTCCGGCAACGTCTGGGACAACGCCGCGATGGAGAGCTTCTTCTCCTCGCTGAAAACCGAGCGGATCAGGGGCAAGGTCTACCGCACGCGCGACGCGGCCAGGGCAGATGTGTTCGACTACGTCGAGAGGTTCTACAACACGATCCGCCGGCACTCGACCATCGGCTATCTCAGCCCGGCCGAGTTCGAAAAGAAGGTGGGACTAGCTTAA